In a genomic window of Vigna angularis cultivar LongXiaoDou No.4 chromosome 6, ASM1680809v1, whole genome shotgun sequence:
- the LOC108343314 gene encoding glutathione synthetase, chloroplastic isoform X1 produces the protein MGGRSGCLFCSPSFTGIKIQPLSSYTFPCSYTFPYFSFTFSPHQTHSLSFPKLMSQPLSLNSAPLAEADTDSSAAPSLFDYHSIDQKLLQNIVYDALVWSTLNCLLVGDKSVQRSGTVPGVGLVHLPLCLLPGPFPESHWKQACELAPIFNELVDRVSLDGKFLQESLSRYNIICSCQYRTKHADEFTSRLLDIHSQMLQINKTEDIRLAIMRSDYMVDDKTKSLLQIEMNTISTSFALIGCLMTGLHKSLISQYGNILGLDPNRVPANNAVDQSAEALAKGWSEYNNPRAAILVVVQVEERNMYEQHYISALLRDKYHIKSIRKTLAEVDQEGEILPDGTLSVDGQPISVVYFRAGYTPKDYPSESEWRARLLMEQSSAIKCPSISYHLVGTKKIQQELAKPGVLERFVENKDHVAKLRACFAGLWSLEDSEIVKNAIENPELFVMKPQREGGGNNIYGNDLKESLLKLQEAGSEEDAAYILMQRIFPATFPAILVRDGNWSTGHVIAEAGIFGTYLRNKDKIIINKESGYMVRTKVSSSYEGGVLPGFGVVDTVYLT, from the exons ATGGGTGGTAGATCTGGGTGCTTGTTTTGTTCTCCTTCTTTCACTGGGATAAAGATTCAGCCTTTGAGTTCTTACACTTTTCCCTGTTCTTATACTTTTCCCTATTTCTCCTTCACCTTCTCCCCCCACCAAACACACTCACTCTCTTTCCCTAAACTCATGTCTCAGCCTTTATCTCTCAACTCTGCTCCTCTTGCAGAGGCTGACACTGATTCTTCCGCCGCCCCTTCCCTCTTCGATTATCATAGTATCGACCAAAAACTGCTCCAAAACATCGTTTATGATGCTCTTGTCTGGAGCACTCTCAACTGCCTCCTCGTTGGAGATAAATCGGTTCAG AGATCAGGAACAGTTCCTGGTGTAGGCTTGGTGCATCTTCCGCTTTGCTTATTGCCCGGGCCATTTCCTGAAAGTCACTGGAAGCAAGCTTGTGAATTAGCTCCTATTTTTAACGAACTTGTTGATCGGGTGAGTTTGGATGGGAAATTTCTTCAGGAATCTCTATCAAG ATATAATATTATCTGCTCATGTCAATACAGAACTAAGCACGCAGACGAATTTACCTCCAGACTTTTAGATATTCATTCCCAGATGCTACAGATTAACAAAACAGAG GATATACGCTTGGCAATAATGCGTTCGGATTATATGGTTGATGATAAGACTAAATCACTTCTGCAAATAGAGATGAACACCATTTCCACTTCATTTGCTTTGATTGGATGTCTTATGACTGGACTTCATAA GAGCTTAATTTCTCAATATGGAAATATCCTTGGACTAGATCCCAATAGGGTTCCTGCCAACAATGCTGTCGATCAATCTGCAGAGGCCTTGGCTAAAGGTTGGAGTGAGTATAACAATCCCAG GGCTGCAATTTTGGTCGTGGTTCAGGTTGAAGAACGAAACATGTATGAGCAGCATTATATTTCCGCCCTTCTAAGAGATAA GTATCATATTAAAAGCATAAGGAAAACATTGGCAGAAGTTGATCAGGAAGGGGAAATTCTTCCAGATGGAACACTTTCTGT GGACGGACAACCAATTTCAGTTGTTTACTTCCGGGCTGGCTACACACCAAAAGACTATCCTTCAGAATCA GAATGGAGGGCTAGGCTACTCATGGAACAATCTTCTGCTATCAAATGTCCTTCAATATCTTATCATTTGGTTGGCACCAAAAAGATTCAACAGGAACTTGCAAAACCTGGTGTGCTTGAGAG GTTTGTCGAAAACAAGGACCACGTAGCCAAATTGCGTGCATGTTTTGCAGGGTTGTGGAGTTTGGAAGACTCAGAAATTGTTAAAAACGCAATTGAAAATCCAGAGCTATTTGTGATGAAGCCGCAAAGAGAAGGAGGAG GAAACAACATTTATGGTAATGATTTGAAGGAAAGCCTCCTTAAATTACAGGAAGCTGGTTCTGAAGAAGATGCAGCTTACATCCTCATGCAGAGAATATTTCCAGCCACTTTTCCAGCAATTTTGGTGCGTGATGGTAATTGGAGTACAGGTCATGTGATTGCAGAAGCTGGAATATTTGGTACTTATCTAAG GAACAAGGATAAGATTATCATAAATAAGGAAAGTGGCTATATGGTGCGTACAAAAGTATCATCATCTTATGAAGGTGGAGTTTTACCTGGTTTTGGAGTGGTAGACACTGTATACCTAACTTGA
- the LOC108342361 gene encoding glutathione synthetase, chloroplastic-like: MSAGIGCVACWETIPFFSASKSTTFPVLSAVRRHSPSVPFVSSSPNLVMSPPEPLILTPLQHSPLFDYHCLDQQLLRTLAYDALVWSSLHGLLVADKSVQNSGSVPGVGLVHAPVALLPTPFPENHWSEAIELAPIFNELVDRISLDATFLQQSLSGTKKADEFTSRLLDIHSKMLQIDKKEEIRLGLHRSDYMLDEKTKSLLQIELNTIASSFAGLSNLVTELHRYILSRHGNLLGLDSKSIPANNAVNQYAEALAKAWSEYNNPRAVIMIVVQAEERNMYDQHFVSAVLREKHNISTIRKTLAEVDQEGEILPDGTLSVNGQAISVIYFRAGYTPDDYPSESEWRARLLMEQSSAIKCPSISYHLAGTKKIQQELAKPGVLERFLESKDDIAKLRKCFAGLWCLDDPNIARKAIEKPELFVMKPQREGGGNNIYGDDVRETLLKLQQAGSQEDGAYILMQRIFPSVSAAILMRNGCWHKDRVVSELGVFGTYLRNTNRVIMNKQSGYLVRTKISSSDEGGVAAGFAVLDSLYLT, translated from the exons ATGAGCGCAGGCATTGGTTGCGTTGCATGTTGGGAGACTATACCCTTCTTCTCTGCTTCCAAATCCACCACCTTCCCCGTTCTCTCCGCCGTCCGCCGCCACTCTCCATCGGTCCCTTTCGTCTCCTCTTCCCCCAACCTCGTCATGTCTCCCCCTGAACCTCTCATTCTAACTCCACTCCAACACTCTCCTCTTTTCGATTACCACTGCCTCGATCAACAACTTCTCCGCACCCTCGCTTACGACGCCCTCGTTTGGAGCTCTCTCCACGGCCTCCTCGTTGCCGATAAATCCGTTCAG AATTCGGGAAGCGTTCCTGGCGTGGGATTGGTGCATGCTCCGGTTGCCTTGTTACCCACGCCATTTCCGGAAAACCACTGGAGCGAGGCGATTGAGTTGGCTCCTATTTTCAATGAACTCGTTGATCGGATCAGCTTGGATGCAACGTTTCTCCAACAGTCTCTCTCCGG AACTAAGAAAGCGGATGAGTTCACTTCAAGACTTCTGGATATTCATTCCAAGATGCTACAGATTGACAAGAAAGAG GAAATTCGATTGGGGTTACATCGTTCAGATTATATGCTTGATGAAAAGACTAAATCACTTTTGCAAATAGAACTGAACACTATTGCCTCTTCATTTGCCGGTCTGAGTAATCTTGTGACTGAACTTCATAG ATACATACTTTCTCGCCATGGAAATTTGCTTGGACTAGATTCCAAAAGCATCCCTGCCAACAATGCCGTCAATCAGTATGCAGAGGCCTTAGCTAAAGCTTGGAGTGAGTATAACAACCCGAG GGCGGTGATCATGATTGTGGTTCAGGCTGAAGAACGGAACATGTACGACCAGCATTTTGTTTCTGCTGTTCTTAGAGAAAA GCATAATATTTCAACTATACGAAAGACGTTAGCAGAAGTTGATCAAGAAGGAGAAATTCTTCCCGATGGAACACTTTCAGT GAATGGACAAGCTATTTCAGTCATTTATTTCCGGGCTGGCTATACACCAGATGACTATCCTTCAGAATCA GAATGGAGAGCTAGGTTACTGATGGAACAATCTTCTGCCATCAAATGTCCTTCCATATCCTATCATTTGGCTGGCACCAAAAAGATTCAGCAGGAACTTGCAAAGCCTGGTGTGCTTGAGAG GTTCCTTGAAAGCAAAGATGACATTGCCAAACTGCGTAAATGCTTTGCTGGGTTGTGGTGTTTGGATGACCCTAACATTGCTAGAAAAGCAATTGAAAAGCCGGAGTTATTTGTGATGAAACCCCAAAGAGAAGGAGGAG GAAACAATATTTACGGTGATGATGTGAGGGAAACCCTCCTAAAATTGCAGCAAGCAGGTTCTCAAGAAGATGGAGCTTACATCCTTATGCAGAGGATATTTCCATCTGTTTCTGCAGCAATTTTGATGCGTAATGGTTGTTGGCATAAAGATCGTGTAGTTTCAGAACTTGGTGTGTTCGGTACTTATTTAAG
- the LOC108343314 gene encoding glutathione synthetase, chloroplastic isoform X2 — protein sequence MGGRSGCLFCSPSFTGIKIQPLSSYTFPCSYTFPYFSFTFSPHQTHSLSFPKLMSQPLSLNSAPLAEADTDSSAAPSLFDYHSIDQKLLQNIVYDALVWSTLNCLLVGDKSVQRSGTVPGVGLVHLPLCLLPGPFPESHWKQACELAPIFNELVDRVSLDGKFLQESLSRTKHADEFTSRLLDIHSQMLQINKTEDIRLAIMRSDYMVDDKTKSLLQIEMNTISTSFALIGCLMTGLHKSLISQYGNILGLDPNRVPANNAVDQSAEALAKGWSEYNNPRAAILVVVQVEERNMYEQHYISALLRDKYHIKSIRKTLAEVDQEGEILPDGTLSVDGQPISVVYFRAGYTPKDYPSESEWRARLLMEQSSAIKCPSISYHLVGTKKIQQELAKPGVLERFVENKDHVAKLRACFAGLWSLEDSEIVKNAIENPELFVMKPQREGGGNNIYGNDLKESLLKLQEAGSEEDAAYILMQRIFPATFPAILVRDGNWSTGHVIAEAGIFGTYLRNKDKIIINKESGYMVRTKVSSSYEGGVLPGFGVVDTVYLT from the exons ATGGGTGGTAGATCTGGGTGCTTGTTTTGTTCTCCTTCTTTCACTGGGATAAAGATTCAGCCTTTGAGTTCTTACACTTTTCCCTGTTCTTATACTTTTCCCTATTTCTCCTTCACCTTCTCCCCCCACCAAACACACTCACTCTCTTTCCCTAAACTCATGTCTCAGCCTTTATCTCTCAACTCTGCTCCTCTTGCAGAGGCTGACACTGATTCTTCCGCCGCCCCTTCCCTCTTCGATTATCATAGTATCGACCAAAAACTGCTCCAAAACATCGTTTATGATGCTCTTGTCTGGAGCACTCTCAACTGCCTCCTCGTTGGAGATAAATCGGTTCAG AGATCAGGAACAGTTCCTGGTGTAGGCTTGGTGCATCTTCCGCTTTGCTTATTGCCCGGGCCATTTCCTGAAAGTCACTGGAAGCAAGCTTGTGAATTAGCTCCTATTTTTAACGAACTTGTTGATCGGGTGAGTTTGGATGGGAAATTTCTTCAGGAATCTCTATCAAG AACTAAGCACGCAGACGAATTTACCTCCAGACTTTTAGATATTCATTCCCAGATGCTACAGATTAACAAAACAGAG GATATACGCTTGGCAATAATGCGTTCGGATTATATGGTTGATGATAAGACTAAATCACTTCTGCAAATAGAGATGAACACCATTTCCACTTCATTTGCTTTGATTGGATGTCTTATGACTGGACTTCATAA GAGCTTAATTTCTCAATATGGAAATATCCTTGGACTAGATCCCAATAGGGTTCCTGCCAACAATGCTGTCGATCAATCTGCAGAGGCCTTGGCTAAAGGTTGGAGTGAGTATAACAATCCCAG GGCTGCAATTTTGGTCGTGGTTCAGGTTGAAGAACGAAACATGTATGAGCAGCATTATATTTCCGCCCTTCTAAGAGATAA GTATCATATTAAAAGCATAAGGAAAACATTGGCAGAAGTTGATCAGGAAGGGGAAATTCTTCCAGATGGAACACTTTCTGT GGACGGACAACCAATTTCAGTTGTTTACTTCCGGGCTGGCTACACACCAAAAGACTATCCTTCAGAATCA GAATGGAGGGCTAGGCTACTCATGGAACAATCTTCTGCTATCAAATGTCCTTCAATATCTTATCATTTGGTTGGCACCAAAAAGATTCAACAGGAACTTGCAAAACCTGGTGTGCTTGAGAG GTTTGTCGAAAACAAGGACCACGTAGCCAAATTGCGTGCATGTTTTGCAGGGTTGTGGAGTTTGGAAGACTCAGAAATTGTTAAAAACGCAATTGAAAATCCAGAGCTATTTGTGATGAAGCCGCAAAGAGAAGGAGGAG GAAACAACATTTATGGTAATGATTTGAAGGAAAGCCTCCTTAAATTACAGGAAGCTGGTTCTGAAGAAGATGCAGCTTACATCCTCATGCAGAGAATATTTCCAGCCACTTTTCCAGCAATTTTGGTGCGTGATGGTAATTGGAGTACAGGTCATGTGATTGCAGAAGCTGGAATATTTGGTACTTATCTAAG GAACAAGGATAAGATTATCATAAATAAGGAAAGTGGCTATATGGTGCGTACAAAAGTATCATCATCTTATGAAGGTGGAGTTTTACCTGGTTTTGGAGTGGTAGACACTGTATACCTAACTTGA